The nucleotide window GAATTCGTTGAAAATTATCTGAGACGGCGTTTGATCTTTTCTATTGTCGGGATATCTGCCTGATAGGGTATTTCCGGGAGTATTGGCCGTGGGATCAGGTGTGTCTGGTGAAACGGCGTCTTTTCCAGATTAAGGTTATAGGCCATGACCATCAGGACTTCCAAATTGACCACGTCCATTATGTTATAAGCGAGTAACGTTTCGAGTGCCTTTTTGTTGTCATTTACCTGATAATCCTGCCACAACAGCACCGCAAAATATCCGTCAACGCCATCAAGTTCTTTTCTGTCCAGGCCTAACTGTTTTTCGCATCCTTTTAGACCACCTTTATATCCGAGATTATGCATGATGTAGCGAAGGTCAATATGTGCCTTCGGTAGTTTTGTTTTGAAATAATTCTCGATAAAAGGGACGTCAAAACACTTGCCATTATAAGTAACGATGAGATTGTACCGCTGTATATCTGTCAGGAAATCTTCGAGATTCTGACCTTTAACATAGCAATATATGTCTTTTCCGTCATATAATGAAATAGAGGTTATGTAGTTCGCGTCGCAATAAAGACCGCTTGTTTCTATGTCAATATAGGCTACTGATTTTCGGAAGTGCGGGAATAAACGCCAGTGCAATTGTTTCGGGAGTTGTTCGTAGAAATAGACCGGATTATCATTTTTCAGATGATTCATCGATTCTTGTGTATAATTGGCTAGCTTTTCTCTTCGTGAAAACGGGAGTTTTTTGCCAGTATCTGTATTAAGATCATTCCAGGATAAAACACCGGAATCCCATATTTTCTGCTCGGAATTAACGCTGATTTTTGGTATATGACAGAAGGTGTTTATTAACATTATTTCTCCGATAAATACGATAAAGTTTCAACCTCAAGCCATGCAGAGCAAAACTCATGAACATGTTAACATATTTTGCATAATAATGTATACTATTTCTGTTAATGGCTCAGGTTGATGCCCATAAATTCAATGAGTTTCTTTACTCGGACTGGGACTTGTTTGGAACATTAATTGAGTCGCGTTTCGTTAATGCTGTCGAGGATGATATTTTTTCGCGAAGGATTGTTGATGGATTATAAAGCAGTAATATTTGATCTCGATGGAACGCTTGTCGATACGATTGATGATATAGCAGATTCTATGAATTCTGTATTGATATCCTTTGGATTTCCTTCTCATGATGTTGAAGCGTATAAGCAATTCGTAGGTGAAGGGCTGGAGCAGCTTGTAAGGAAATCTCTTCCTGAAGACCACCGGGAAGAATTGACGGTAGGGCTGTGTATTGCAGGAATGAGAAGAGAGTATTCTAATCGCAGTTCGAAAAAATCAAAGCCGTATCAGGGAATTGCTGAGCTATTTGACGCGTTGGTCGCCCGTAAAGTAAAGCTTGCTGTGTTGTCGAATAAATTCGATGAATATACAAAGGAAATGATTTGTAATTATTTTCCAATGTATCATTTTGACGCTATTTTCGGCGAGCGGCTTTCTGTTCCTAAGAAACCTGATCCTGCAGGAGCAATAGAAATATCGCAATTGCTCGGACTTAAACCTGAGCAGTTTATTTATGTCGGAGATAGCGGAATCGATATGATGACTGCCAAAAGGGCAGGCATGTACGCAGTTGGCGTGACCTGGGGATTTCGCAGCGAACATGAGTTGCTTTCTCATGGTGCTAAAATGCTTATTAATAACCCGATGGACCTTATTTGCCTTTTTTAATACAATAATGGCGGGATATTTGAAAGGAAACCTATCTAATGAATAGTGTAAATAGAAAAAAAGTGATTTTGTTCGTTGTTCTGACCTATCTGATTGATTGGTCGATGGTTGTGATATTTATGCTTAGGGGTGGAAAGTGGAATTCCAGCTCTGCATTAATGCTATCACTTTTTTATATGTTAGTTCCAATGTTGGTAACGATTGTTTTCCAGAAATATATTTATAAAGAAAATATGAAAGAACAATATGGCCTTTCCTTTAAGGTAAACAAATGGTTCCTTGCCGCGTGGTTATTGCCTGCATTACTTGCTTTTGCTGCGTTGGGTGTGGCTTTGCTTTTGCCGGGCGTACATTTTTCGCCCGATATGTCAGGTATGATTGAGAGGTTCAGCCATTATCTTACCCCGGAACAAATGCAGCAATTACGTCATAAAATGGCAACGATGACTATTCATCCGCTTTGGCTGACTCTGTTCCAGGGGCTTTTTGCGGGAGCAACAATTAATGCTGTTGTTGCTTTTGGAGAAGAGTTGGGATGGAGAGGGTTTCTTCAGAAAGAGTTAGGTGGGCTTGGCTTCTGGAGATCATCATTCCTTATCGGTATTATCTGGGGGTTATGGCATGCTCCGCTTGTCTTGCATGGTCTTAATTATCCGCAGCATCCGGTTGCCGGTATATATATGATGACCATCTGGGCCGTTCTTTTGTCGCCGATTATCG belongs to Candidatus Margulisiibacteriota bacterium and includes:
- a CDS encoding exonuclease; this encodes MLINTFCHIPKISVNSEQKIWDSGVLSWNDLNTDTGKKLPFSRREKLANYTQESMNHLKNDNPVYFYEQLPKQLHWRLFPHFRKSVAYIDIETSGLYCDANYITSISLYDGKDIYCYVKGQNLEDFLTDIQRYNLIVTYNGKCFDVPFIENYFKTKLPKAHIDLRYIMHNLGYKGGLKGCEKQLGLDRKELDGVDGYFAVLLWQDYQVNDNKKALETLLAYNIMDVVNLEVLMVMAYNLNLEKTPFHQTHLIPRPILPEIPYQADIPTIEKIKRRLR
- a CDS encoding HAD family hydrolase, producing MDYKAVIFDLDGTLVDTIDDIADSMNSVLISFGFPSHDVEAYKQFVGEGLEQLVRKSLPEDHREELTVGLCIAGMRREYSNRSSKKSKPYQGIAELFDALVARKVKLAVLSNKFDEYTKEMICNYFPMYHFDAIFGERLSVPKKPDPAGAIEISQLLGLKPEQFIYVGDSGIDMMTAKRAGMYAVGVTWGFRSEHELLSHGAKMLINNPMDLICLF
- a CDS encoding CPBP family intramembrane metalloprotease encodes the protein MNSVNRKKVILFVVLTYLIDWSMVVIFMLRGGKWNSSSALMLSLFYMLVPMLVTIVFQKYIYKENMKEQYGLSFKVNKWFLAAWLLPALLAFAALGVALLLPGVHFSPDMSGMIERFSHYLTPEQMQQLRHKMATMTIHPLWLTLFQGLFAGATINAVVAFGEELGWRGFLQKELGGLGFWRSSFLIGIIWGLWHAPLVLHGLNYPQHPVAGIYMMTIWAVLLSPIIAYIRLRAKSVLAAAVMHGTLNATYGISIMVVSGGSDLTVGLTGLAGFIVLIVANLILYYSVSEY